Sequence from the Deltaproteobacteria bacterium genome:
GGCGTCTACGCCGAGAAGGTGAAGCAGCGGGTCTACTGGGTGCCCGGCGTGGCCGCTCCGACCGACGCGGTGCGCGAGGCGCTGGCCCGGGCGGCGGCGGCGCCTCCGGCGCGCGGGACCACGATCGTCGTCGCCGAGGTCGCGGGGACGGCCGTGGTCCTCACCGACGTCGCACCGGCGCCCGGCATCCATGCGGAGCCGGCGGGTGCGCTGCAGGCCTGGATCGCCGGCGTGACGGCGCCGACCCCTGCCCAGCGCGAGGCCCTCGCCGCCGCCGCCCGGGGCGGCGACTGACGCGGCCCCGGAGGCGCGACTACCCTCCGCCCCCCGATCGCTGGCTCGGCCGGGCGCCTGCGCGCTCCGCGCCGGAGGGGGCCCGACTTGCGCGTCCTGCTGATCAACCCGTCCTACCCGTTCGAGGAGTTCCCGCGCCTGCTCGTGACGCTCCCCTACCTGGCCGCCGCCCTGCGCGCCGAGGGTCACGAGGTCGAGATCCTCGACTTCCTGCTCGCACGGGTGACACCCGAGAAGGTCGAGCGCCGCATGCAGCGCTTCCGGCCCGAGCTCGTCGGGATCACCTCGGTCACGCTCAACCACCACATCGCGGAGTCGATCGCGGAGGTCGTGCGCAAGTGCGACGAGCGGGTGCCGATCGTGATGGGTGGCCACCACGTCTCCTTCGAGATCGAGGGCTCCTTCCAGCGCCTGCCCGCCCTCGACTTCGTCGCGATCGGTGAGGGGGAGCACACCCTGTGCGAGCTCGCGCGTGCGCTCGAGGGGCGTCTGGACCTGCGCGACGTGAGGGGCCTGGCCGGCATCGACCGCTCGACGGGCCGCGCCTGGAAGAACGCGCCGCGCCCGATCGAGGACGACCTCGACACGCTGCCGGAGCCGGCCCGCGACCTGATGCCGCTGGCGCGCTACCTGGCCTTCGACAGCCACGCGAGCGTCGTGACCAGCCGCGGCTGCCCCTACGAGTGCATCTTCTGCTCGGCGCCGGCCTGGAACGGCCGCCGGGTGCGCTACCGGGATCCCAAGCGCTGCATGGACGAGATCGAGGAGCTGGCCCGGCTCGGCTTCACCGAGATCACGATCGAGGACGACCTCTTCACGCTCTACCGCAAGCACTTCCTGGCCGTGTGCGGCGAGCTGATCGAGCGCGACACGGGGATCCGCTGGAACGCCTTCTCGCGCGTCGACACGATCACGCCCGAGATCGTCGCCACGATGGCGAAGGCCGGCTGCCAGGCGATCTGCTTCGGGGTCGAGAGCGGGAGCCAGGAGATCCTGGATCGCGTCAAGAAGCACTCGAACCTGGCCAAGGTGAAGGACGCCATGCGCATGGCGCAGGATGCCGGGATCTGCGCGCTGGCCTCGTTCATCGTGGGGCTGCCCGGCGAGACCGAGGAGACGCTGCGCCAGACGGTCGCCTTCGCGGAGGAGCTGCAGAAGGAGTTCGGCTCGCTCTACGGCTTCCACATCCTGTCGCCCTTCCCGGGCACCGAAGTGCGTGCGAAGGCCGCCGAGTACGGGCTCGAGATCCTCCACAGCGACTGGACGCGGTACGACGCCAACCACGTGGTGTCGCGCACGCCCGGCGCGAGCCCCGAGGCGATCCAGGCCGTCTCGGACGCCTACGAGGACACGATCGAGCGCTACCTGCGCTATCAGGACCACCTCTACGCCACCGACCAGCTCCGGGGCTACGAGCGCAAGACCTATCTGCGCCGGCGGCGCCAGGCCCTGCTCTGGAAGCTGCTGCTCGAGGAGGTGGTGGAGTCGCTCCCGGCCTTCCCGGGCGACGGCGCGGCGGGCCTCGGGCAGGCGGTCGCGGAGGCGACGGGCGTGGATGCCGGACTTGCCGCCGACGAGATGCAGCGCGTGATCGCGCTCGGGGCGCTGGTCGGGGACCGGACGCCGGAGGGGGTGCGCTGGCGCTGGGCGGAGTGAGCGCGTGAGCGAGCCTCGCCTGCGGGCCGACGCCGTCGTCGTGGGCTCGGGTGCGGGCGGCGCTCCGGCCGCCGCCGCGCTCGCCGAGGCGGGGCTCGAGGTGGTGCTGCTCGAGGCCGGCGCGCGCTGGGAGACGCGCGACTTCGACGGCGAAGAGGCGCGGATGCTCGCGCGCCTCATGAAGGCCACGACCGCGTCCGGCAGCGGCATGGAGCTCTACGCCGGCGCCTGCGTCGGCGGCTCGACGGTGGTGAACGACGCCCTGTGCTGGGCGCCGCCGCCCGAGGTGCTCGCGCGCTGGCGCGCCGAGCACGGGCTCGTGGGGCTCACGGAGAGCACGCTTGCGCCGCACGTCGAGCGCGTCTGGGCGGAGATCGGCGCGGCGCCGACGGGCCCCGCGAACCTCTCACGCAACGCGCGGCTGCTCGAGGCCGGCGCCCGGCGCCTCGGCTGGGCCGGCGCGGCGATGGCGCGCAACGTGCGCGGCTGCGTGAACCTGGGCCTGTGCAATCTCGGCTGCCCGAGCGGCGCGAAGCAGTCGGCGCTCCTCACCTGGGTGCCGCGCGCCGAACGCGCGGGCGCGCGGGTCCTCGCACACGCGCGGGCGCTGCGCGTGGCGATCGAGGCCGGCCGCGCGCGCGGCGTCGAGGTGCTGCGACTCGACCCGGCGAGCGGCGAGCCGGCCGGTCCCTTGCGCGTCGAGGCGCCGCTCGTGGTCCTGGCCGCGGGCATCCTCGAGACCCCGGCGCTGCTCCTGCGCAGCGGGATCGCGGCGGGCGAGGGGCTCCAGTTGCATTCGAGCGTGTCGGTGACGGCGCGCTTCGCGGAGCCCGTCTACGGCTTCTTCGGGCCGACCATGGCCTACGCCGTGACCGAGTTCAGCGACGTCCACGGCCGGCACGGGCCCGGCTTCATGCTCGAGAACGTGTCGGTGGCAGCGCCCGTCACCGCGAACGCGCTGCCCCGCTTCGGAGCCGATCTCGAGCGGGCGATGGGCGCGCTCCCCCACCTGGCGCGTACCGTGGTGGTGCTGCGCGACGAAGCGCGCGGCCGGGTGACGCTCGCGCGCGACGGCAGCGCCCGCATTGCCTACGCGCCGACGCCCGGCGACCTCGGGCGCATCGGCGACGCGATCGGGCGGCTCGCGCGCCTCTACCTCGCAGCCGGGGCCGAGGAGGTGTGGCTCCCGCTCGAGGCGAGCGCGCCGATCCGCAGCGAGGCCGAGCTCGCGGCGCTCGCGCCCCGCGCGCTCGGCCCCCGGGATCTCACGCTGCTCTACGCGGTGCACCTCTTCGGCGGCGCCGCCATGGGCGGCGACCCGGCGCACAGCGTCTGCGACGAGGCGGGCGCCGTACGCGGTGTCGCGGGCCTGTACGTGAGCGACGCGTCGTCGCTGCCCGGCAACACCGGCGTGAACCCGCAGGTCACGATCATGGCGAACGCGCTGCGCATCGCCGAACGGGCGCGGACCGGCGAGCGTGCGAGGGCTGCATGAGCCGGCCGAGCATCGGCGTGAACGGCATCGGGCATCGGTGTGAGCCTCGGGAGGCGCCGGGTGTGAACGCGGCGGGGCCCACGCGCGAGGTCGAAGCCGCGCTCGCGCGCCTCGATCGGCGCGGCTTCCTGCGTCTCGCCGGCACCGCGACGGCCGCGGGCCTCCTGCCGGCAGGCTGCGGCGCCGCCCCGGCCGCGCTTGCGCCGCCGCCCGGGCTGCGCCTCGCCGTCCTCTCGCCGCGCGCCTACGCCACCTTCCAGGCCTTCGCGCTGCGTCTCGTCGGCCCCGCCTGCAGCGCGCTCGTCACC
This genomic interval carries:
- a CDS encoding radical SAM protein, encoding MRVLLINPSYPFEEFPRLLVTLPYLAAALRAEGHEVEILDFLLARVTPEKVERRMQRFRPELVGITSVTLNHHIAESIAEVVRKCDERVPIVMGGHHVSFEIEGSFQRLPALDFVAIGEGEHTLCELARALEGRLDLRDVRGLAGIDRSTGRAWKNAPRPIEDDLDTLPEPARDLMPLARYLAFDSHASVVTSRGCPYECIFCSAPAWNGRRVRYRDPKRCMDEIEELARLGFTEITIEDDLFTLYRKHFLAVCGELIERDTGIRWNAFSRVDTITPEIVATMAKAGCQAICFGVESGSQEILDRVKKHSNLAKVKDAMRMAQDAGICALASFIVGLPGETEETLRQTVAFAEELQKEFGSLYGFHILSPFPGTEVRAKAAEYGLEILHSDWTRYDANHVVSRTPGASPEAIQAVSDAYEDTIERYLRYQDHLYATDQLRGYERKTYLRRRRQALLWKLLLEEVVESLPAFPGDGAAGLGQAVAEATGVDAGLAADEMQRVIALGALVGDRTPEGVRWRWAE
- a CDS encoding GMC family oxidoreductase — protein: MSEPRLRADAVVVGSGAGGAPAAAALAEAGLEVVLLEAGARWETRDFDGEEARMLARLMKATTASGSGMELYAGACVGGSTVVNDALCWAPPPEVLARWRAEHGLVGLTESTLAPHVERVWAEIGAAPTGPANLSRNARLLEAGARRLGWAGAAMARNVRGCVNLGLCNLGCPSGAKQSALLTWVPRAERAGARVLAHARALRVAIEAGRARGVEVLRLDPASGEPAGPLRVEAPLVVLAAGILETPALLLRSGIAAGEGLQLHSSVSVTARFAEPVYGFFGPTMAYAVTEFSDVHGRHGPGFMLENVSVAAPVTANALPRFGADLERAMGALPHLARTVVVLRDEARGRVTLARDGSARIAYAPTPGDLGRIGDAIGRLARLYLAAGAEEVWLPLEASAPIRSEAELAALAPRALGPRDLTLLYAVHLFGGAAMGGDPAHSVCDEAGAVRGVAGLYVSDASSLPGNTGVNPQVTIMANALRIAERARTGERARAA